Proteins encoded within one genomic window of Sphaerotilus montanus:
- a CDS encoding cation-translocating P-type ATPase, which produces MPALLTDLDDPSLLSPDAVARTLGTDPAQGLNTDEATRRRAQDGPNTLRATPRTRLWQRALAQFTDPLVLLLLVAAAIATGVWVLDGRHGWPMDAIVIGLVVVLNAVLGLLQEAKADHAVAALARMTEVTSSVLRGGQLQRIPSADLVRGDLLVLAEGDAVGADARLVEAAALHVQEAPLTGESEAVLKDTATLPEAVSLGDRLCMVYKGTAVVQGSAKALVTATGMDTEMGAIATLLDATTAAPTPLQREIARISRTLGLAAAVIAVTVVGTVLALSATRTPADLVGMLLLGVSLAVAVVPEGLPAILSVVLAMGVQRMAGRQAIVKTLAAVETLGSASVIASDKTGTLTRAEMTIVRVLTASGSTQVTGVGYAPDGRVEHQGAALAAGPLRDEQTAVLSGGSLAGNADLRQTADGTWEIQGDPTEAAFLVAERKLGAHTRRSTRFERIAELPFTSDRKMMSTIARDHDHGDERVLITKGAPDVLLGRCTRARVGLEMVALDADGRARILRDVGTLTDAALRTLAVAYRPLGPDEDTSAANETLERDLVFVGTVGIIDPPRPEAAVAIREAHGAGIRVVMITGDHPRTAVRIATDLGIVESGAPVLSGADLDALDDAALAEAVRRTSVYARVAPRHKLRIVAALQADGNVVAMTGDGVNDAPALKAADIGIAMGRTGTEVTKDAARMILADDNFATIVQAVREGRGVLDNIRKFLRYLLSSNLGEVLTVFLGIVGAGLLGLHGEGGAVAVPLLATQILWINLITDAGPALAMGVDPITEDVMARRPRKPTERVIDGRLWAGVVEIGVVMALLTLFTLDLFLPGGLVEGTQPLAQARTACFTVLVLAQLFNCFNARSETASAFRGLFANHWLWGAVLLSGLLQVAVVEVGALNLAFGTVPMPAAQWGLCVAIASGVLWFSELRKGIRRAMAYRRP; this is translated from the coding sequence ATGCCGGCCCTCCTCACCGACCTCGACGATCCGTCCCTGCTCAGCCCCGACGCCGTGGCACGGACCCTGGGCACCGACCCCGCCCAGGGCCTGAACACCGACGAGGCCACTCGCCGCCGCGCGCAGGATGGCCCCAACACCCTGCGCGCCACGCCACGCACCCGCCTCTGGCAACGGGCGCTGGCGCAGTTCACCGACCCGCTGGTGCTGCTGCTGCTCGTGGCCGCCGCCATCGCCACCGGCGTCTGGGTGCTCGACGGGCGCCACGGCTGGCCGATGGACGCCATCGTGATCGGGCTGGTCGTCGTGCTGAACGCCGTGCTCGGCCTGCTGCAGGAAGCCAAGGCCGACCACGCCGTCGCGGCACTCGCGCGGATGACGGAGGTCACCTCGTCCGTGCTGCGCGGCGGGCAGCTCCAGCGCATCCCCAGCGCCGATCTGGTGCGCGGCGACCTGCTCGTGCTGGCCGAGGGCGACGCCGTGGGCGCCGACGCGCGGCTGGTCGAGGCGGCTGCGCTGCACGTGCAGGAAGCACCACTCACCGGCGAGAGCGAAGCCGTCCTCAAGGACACCGCGACGCTGCCCGAGGCGGTCAGCCTGGGCGACCGGCTGTGCATGGTCTACAAGGGCACGGCGGTCGTGCAGGGCAGCGCCAAGGCGCTGGTAACCGCCACCGGCATGGACACCGAGATGGGCGCCATCGCCACCCTGCTCGACGCCACCACCGCCGCGCCGACACCACTGCAACGCGAGATCGCCCGCATCAGCCGCACGCTCGGTCTGGCGGCAGCGGTGATCGCGGTCACCGTGGTCGGCACGGTGCTGGCCCTGTCGGCCACGCGCACCCCGGCGGATCTGGTGGGCATGCTGCTGCTGGGCGTGTCGCTGGCGGTGGCCGTGGTGCCGGAGGGACTGCCGGCCATCCTGTCGGTGGTGCTGGCGATGGGCGTGCAGCGCATGGCCGGGCGGCAGGCGATCGTCAAGACGCTGGCTGCGGTGGAAACGCTGGGCTCGGCGTCGGTGATCGCGTCCGACAAGACCGGCACGCTGACCCGCGCCGAGATGACCATCGTGCGCGTGCTGACCGCCTCCGGCAGCACGCAGGTCACCGGCGTCGGCTACGCGCCGGACGGCCGCGTCGAGCACCAGGGTGCCGCCCTCGCCGCCGGGCCGCTGCGCGACGAGCAGACCGCCGTGCTCAGCGGTGGCAGCCTGGCGGGCAACGCCGACCTGCGCCAGACGGCCGACGGCACCTGGGAGATCCAGGGCGATCCGACCGAAGCCGCCTTCCTCGTCGCCGAGCGCAAGCTGGGCGCGCACACGCGCCGCAGCACGCGCTTCGAGCGCATCGCCGAGCTGCCCTTCACCTCCGACCGCAAGATGATGTCCACCATCGCGCGCGACCACGACCACGGCGACGAGCGCGTGCTCATCACCAAGGGCGCGCCGGACGTGCTGCTGGGACGCTGCACCCGGGCGCGGGTCGGGCTGGAGATGGTGGCGCTGGACGCGGACGGGCGCGCACGCATCCTGCGCGACGTCGGCACGCTGACCGACGCGGCGCTGCGCACGCTGGCCGTCGCCTACCGCCCGCTCGGTCCGGACGAGGACACCAGCGCCGCGAACGAGACGCTGGAGCGCGACCTCGTCTTCGTCGGCACGGTCGGCATCATCGACCCGCCGCGCCCCGAAGCGGCGGTGGCGATCCGGGAAGCCCACGGCGCCGGCATCCGCGTCGTCATGATCACCGGCGACCACCCGCGCACGGCGGTGCGCATCGCCACCGACCTCGGCATCGTCGAGTCGGGGGCGCCCGTGCTGAGCGGCGCCGACCTGGATGCACTGGACGACGCCGCGCTGGCCGAGGCCGTGCGCCGCACCAGCGTCTATGCCCGCGTGGCGCCGCGGCACAAGCTGCGCATCGTCGCGGCGCTGCAGGCCGACGGCAACGTGGTGGCCATGACCGGCGACGGCGTCAACGACGCGCCCGCGCTCAAGGCCGCCGACATCGGCATCGCCATGGGCCGCACCGGCACCGAGGTCACCAAGGACGCGGCCCGCATGATCCTGGCCGACGACAACTTCGCCACCATCGTGCAGGCGGTGCGCGAGGGCCGCGGCGTGCTGGACAACATCCGCAAGTTCCTGCGCTACCTGCTGTCGTCCAACCTGGGCGAGGTGCTGACGGTGTTCCTCGGCATCGTCGGCGCAGGACTGCTCGGCTTGCACGGGGAAGGTGGCGCCGTGGCCGTGCCGCTGCTGGCGACCCAGATCCTGTGGATCAACCTCATCACCGACGCTGGTCCGGCGCTGGCCATGGGGGTCGATCCGATCACCGAGGACGTGATGGCGCGCCGCCCGCGCAAGCCGACCGAGCGGGTGATCGACGGGCGGCTGTGGGCGGGGGTGGTGGAGATCGGCGTCGTGATGGCGCTGCTGACGCTGTTCACGCTGGACCTGTTCCTGCCGGGCGGGCTGGTCGAAGGGACACAGCCGCTCGCCCAGGCCCGCACCGCCTGCTTCACCGTGCTGGTGCTGGCGCAGCTGTTCAACTGTTTCAACGCCCGCTCGGAGACGGCCAGCGCCTTCCGGGGGCTGTTCGCCAACCACTGGCTGTGGGGCGCGGTGCTGCTGTCCGGGCTGCTGCAGGTGGCGGTGGTGGAGGTCGGTGCGCTCAACCTCGCCTTCGGTACCGTGCCGATGCCGGCGGCGCAGTGGGGGCTGTGTGTGGCGATTGCCAGCGGCGTGCTGTGGTTCAGCGAGCTGCGCAAGGGCATCCGGCGTGCGATGGCGTACAGACGACCGTGA
- a CDS encoding FxDxF family PEP-CTERM protein: MRLHPALLAATAAIASTFAFNAQAVTTDWGVHDALEVASVRTPVGSFNDSYLFSLTAVETLFSTAVSNNLTSALNITGGQVSLFREAGAVDTTVGSFAFNDVTGSISHAFGLLGAGDYYYEVSGAGTGSLGGFYTLSSTLLPVTPVPEADSLAMMLAGLGVLGFLGRRRIR; encoded by the coding sequence ATGCGCCTCCATCCCGCCCTCCTCGCTGCCACGGCCGCCATCGCCAGCACCTTCGCCTTCAACGCCCAGGCCGTCACCACGGACTGGGGGGTGCACGACGCGCTCGAAGTCGCCTCGGTCCGCACGCCGGTCGGCAGCTTCAACGACAGCTACCTGTTCAGCCTCACCGCCGTGGAGACCCTGTTCAGCACCGCCGTGTCGAACAACCTGACCAGCGCGCTGAACATCACCGGTGGCCAGGTCTCGCTGTTCCGCGAAGCCGGCGCCGTGGACACCACCGTCGGCAGCTTCGCGTTCAACGACGTCACGGGCAGCATCTCGCACGCCTTCGGCCTCCTGGGCGCAGGCGACTACTACTACGAAGTCTCCGGTGCCGGCACCGGCAGCCTGGGCGGCTTCTACACGCTCAGCTCGACCCTGCTGCCCGTGACGCCGGTGCCGGAAGCCGACTCGCTGGCGATGATGCTGGCCGGTCTGGGCGTGCTGGGCTTCCTCGGCCGCCGGCGCATCCGCTGA
- a CDS encoding oleate hydratase: MHPKHENQPFQAYLIGGGIGSLAAAAFMVRDGGVPGRCITILEAASVMGGSLDGAGHPDHGYSLRGGRMLTTDNYECTWGLFRSIPSLEHAGQTVFDETVAFNALHQANAMARLIDCRRAKVPVHAMGFSLQDRLELLQLSRADEAELGARCITDCLSPSFFETEFWFLWSTTFAFQPWHSAVEFRRYLHRFLLEFSRIETLAGVKRTVYNQYDSLVLPLQRWLEAQGVQLVADCTVTDLDFHDRDGSFTVTGLHCQHAGRCERILVQPDDLVFLQNGSMTDASSLGSMTAAPAKRTKADSVSWTLWERLARDRPAFGNPAAFNQCIAQSYWESFTVTLTDPRFFDAMQRFTGNEAGTGGLVTFKDSNWLMSIVLAHQPHFPDQPAGVQVFWGYALFPDQIGNFVAKPMADCNGEEILRELCGHLRFDLETVASGHCIPCRMPYLTSMFMPRLPGDRPLPVPPGSTNFAFISQFVEVPEDVVFTVEYSVRAAQMAVYQLLEIDLPIPPVTRHDQSLHAQFDALVKSLQ; this comes from the coding sequence ATGCATCCCAAACACGAAAACCAACCCTTCCAGGCCTACCTCATCGGCGGCGGCATCGGCTCGCTGGCTGCGGCCGCCTTCATGGTCCGGGACGGCGGCGTGCCCGGCCGCTGCATCACCATCCTGGAGGCCGCGTCCGTCATGGGCGGCAGCCTCGACGGCGCCGGCCACCCCGACCACGGCTACTCGCTGCGCGGTGGCCGCATGCTCACCACCGACAACTACGAGTGCACCTGGGGCCTGTTCCGCTCGATCCCGTCGCTGGAACACGCCGGCCAGACCGTGTTCGACGAGACCGTCGCCTTCAACGCGCTGCACCAGGCCAACGCCATGGCACGGCTGATCGACTGCCGGCGCGCCAAGGTGCCGGTGCATGCGATGGGCTTCTCGCTGCAGGACCGGCTGGAACTGCTCCAGCTCAGCCGCGCCGACGAGGCCGAACTGGGCGCACGCTGCATCACCGACTGCCTGTCGCCGTCCTTCTTCGAGACCGAGTTCTGGTTCCTCTGGTCGACCACCTTCGCCTTCCAGCCCTGGCACAGCGCGGTCGAGTTCCGCCGCTACCTGCACCGCTTCCTGCTGGAGTTCTCGCGCATCGAGACCCTGGCCGGCGTCAAGCGCACGGTCTACAACCAGTACGACTCGCTGGTGCTGCCGCTGCAGCGCTGGCTGGAGGCCCAGGGCGTGCAACTGGTCGCGGATTGCACCGTGACCGACCTCGACTTCCACGACCGGGACGGCAGCTTCACGGTCACCGGCCTGCACTGCCAGCACGCGGGCCGCTGCGAGCGCATCCTCGTGCAGCCGGACGATCTGGTTTTCCTGCAGAACGGCTCGATGACCGATGCGTCCAGCCTCGGCTCGATGACGGCCGCGCCCGCCAAGCGCACCAAGGCCGACAGCGTGAGCTGGACACTCTGGGAGCGGCTGGCCCGCGACCGGCCCGCGTTCGGCAACCCGGCCGCGTTCAACCAGTGCATTGCCCAGAGCTACTGGGAGTCCTTCACCGTCACGCTCACCGATCCGCGCTTCTTCGACGCCATGCAGCGCTTCACCGGCAACGAGGCCGGCACCGGCGGGCTGGTGACCTTCAAGGACTCGAACTGGCTGATGTCGATCGTGCTGGCGCACCAGCCGCACTTCCCGGACCAGCCGGCGGGCGTGCAGGTGTTCTGGGGCTACGCGCTGTTCCCGGACCAGATCGGCAACTTCGTGGCCAAGCCGATGGCCGACTGCAACGGCGAGGAGATCCTGCGCGAGCTGTGCGGGCACCTGCGCTTCGATCTGGAGACGGTCGCCTCGGGCCACTGCATTCCCTGCCGCATGCCCTACCTGACCAGCATGTTCATGCCGCGCCTGCCCGGAGACCGGCCGCTGCCGGTGCCACCGGGTTCGACCAACTTCGCCTTCATCAGCCAGTTCGTCGAGGTGCCGGAGGACGTGGTCTTCACGGTCGAGTATTCGGTGCGGGCGGCGCAGATGGCCGTCTACCAGCTGCTGGAGATCGACCTGCCGATTCCACCGGTGACGCGGCATGACCAGTCGCTGCACGCGCAGTTCGACGCGCTGGTCAAGTCGCTCCAGTGA
- a CDS encoding ABC transporter ATP-binding protein, whose translation MAEPAADTGAALVVQLTGVRKAYNVGRPFETEVLHGIDLTVRRGEFCAVMGPSGSGKSTLLNLVGLLDRPTAGTLRVCGEDTTVLDDRALTRLRGHSIGFVFQHHHLITAFTAIENVMMPMLGAAGFPDAAMRTRAAALIDSVGLSAWQDHLAGQLSGGQQQRVAVARALAMDPALLLADEPTGNLDTQSADAVFALLRHFNATHGTTVLFVTHNPALAARCDRTIQVVDGRILTGAT comes from the coding sequence GTGGCTGAGCCGGCGGCAGACACTGGCGCCGCCCTGGTGGTGCAGCTGACAGGCGTGCGCAAGGCCTACAACGTCGGCCGGCCGTTCGAGACCGAGGTGCTGCACGGCATCGACCTCACCGTGCGGCGCGGCGAGTTCTGCGCCGTGATGGGCCCGTCCGGCTCGGGCAAGAGCACGCTGCTGAACCTCGTCGGCCTGCTCGACCGGCCCACCGCGGGCACGCTGCGCGTGTGCGGCGAAGACACCACGGTGCTCGACGACCGGGCGCTGACGCGCCTGCGCGGCCACAGCATCGGCTTCGTGTTCCAGCACCACCACCTCATCACCGCCTTCACCGCGATCGAGAACGTGATGATGCCGATGCTGGGCGCAGCCGGGTTTCCGGACGCCGCAATGCGCACGCGCGCTGCGGCGCTGATCGACAGCGTCGGTCTGAGCGCCTGGCAGGACCACCTGGCCGGGCAGCTCAGCGGCGGTCAGCAGCAGCGCGTGGCGGTGGCGCGGGCGCTGGCGATGGACCCGGCGCTGCTGCTGGCCGACGAGCCGACCGGCAACCTCGACACCCAGAGCGCCGACGCGGTGTTCGCGCTGCTGCGCCACTTCAACGCGACGCACGGCACCACGGTGCTCTTCGTCACCCACAACCCGGCGCTGGCGGCGCGTTGCGACCGCACGATCCAGGTCGTGGACGGCCGCATCCTCACTGGAGCGACTTGA
- a CDS encoding FtsX-like permease family protein codes for MFPTWQPFEWIVAIRFLREGRLQTLFIVAGVAIGVAVIVFMSALMTGLQQSFIHRVLSTQGHIQLLPPRQVARPLRQGTDARPGEVEGATVQIPPQTLQSIDQWQAVALQVRAMPGVRDVSPVAGGSALVVRGNASKAVAVVGMEPALYYRIIALDQKMVRGTAQLGGADLLVGTELATDLGVDVGDKLRLSTAAGAGATTTLRIAGLFDLGNRGANARNVFVALHTGQSLLALPGGVTSLDVAVDDVYIAEAIAQRITTATGVEANSWIRTNAELFTAISAQNTSNTAIRFFVGLSVAFGIASVLAVVVVQKSREIGILRAMGISQGQVLRLFLLQGGLLGLGGAVAGCGLGVAILVTWQRSAHTADGSPLFALVLEPSLFAAALGLATVTGLVAAYAPARRAARLDPVEAIGG; via the coding sequence ATGTTTCCCACCTGGCAACCATTCGAATGGATCGTCGCGATCCGCTTCCTGCGCGAGGGGCGGCTGCAGACGCTGTTCATCGTCGCCGGCGTGGCGATCGGCGTGGCGGTGATCGTGTTCATGTCGGCGCTGATGACCGGCCTGCAGCAGAGCTTCATCCACCGCGTGCTGTCCACCCAGGGCCACATCCAGTTGCTGCCGCCGCGCCAGGTGGCGCGCCCGCTGCGCCAGGGCACCGATGCCCGCCCCGGCGAAGTCGAAGGTGCCACCGTGCAGATCCCGCCGCAGACGCTGCAATCGATCGACCAGTGGCAGGCCGTGGCCCTGCAGGTCCGCGCGATGCCCGGGGTGCGCGACGTGTCGCCCGTGGCCGGCGGCTCGGCCCTGGTGGTGCGCGGCAACGCGAGCAAGGCCGTCGCGGTGGTCGGCATGGAGCCGGCGCTCTACTACCGCATCATCGCGCTCGACCAGAAGATGGTCCGCGGCACCGCGCAGCTCGGTGGCGCGGACCTGCTGGTCGGCACCGAGCTGGCGACCGACCTCGGGGTGGACGTGGGCGACAAGCTGCGCCTGAGCACGGCGGCCGGCGCCGGAGCGACCACGACGCTGCGCATCGCGGGCCTGTTCGATCTCGGCAACCGCGGCGCCAACGCGCGCAATGTCTTCGTCGCGCTGCACACCGGGCAGAGCCTGCTGGCCCTGCCCGGCGGCGTGACCAGCCTGGACGTGGCGGTGGACGATGTCTACATCGCCGAGGCCATCGCACAGCGCATCACCACGGCCACCGGTGTCGAAGCCAACAGCTGGATCCGCACCAACGCCGAACTTTTCACCGCCATCAGCGCGCAGAACACCTCGAACACCGCGATCCGCTTCTTCGTGGGCCTGTCGGTGGCCTTCGGCATCGCCAGCGTGCTGGCGGTGGTGGTCGTGCAGAAGTCGCGCGAGATCGGCATCCTGCGCGCGATGGGCATCTCGCAGGGGCAGGTCCTGCGGCTGTTCCTGCTCCAGGGCGGGCTGCTCGGGCTGGGTGGCGCGGTTGCCGGCTGCGGCCTCGGGGTCGCGATCCTAGTGACCTGGCAACGCTCGGCGCACACGGCGGACGGCTCGCCGCTGTTCGCGCTGGTGCTGGAGCCGTCGCTGTTCGCCGCGGCGCTGGGGCTGGCCACGGTCACCGGGCTGGTGGCGGCGTACGCGCCTGCCCGGCGGGCGGCGCGGCTGGACCCGGTGGAGGCCATCGGTGGCTGA
- a CDS encoding efflux RND transporter periplasmic adaptor subunit yields MADAQPAATGRHRWWWLAGLVATVLVVTLAVRWWRGPLVATDTVVRRDFVQTVVASGRVETPHRVDLGVQLTGTVTRVAVTPGSLVQAGDALVELRAVELQATETQAAAALTQAQARLRQLLEVQAPVAAQGVHEAQAGLAAADAALRRQRTLFARGFVGQAALDETIRAADTAGAQVRTAQLQRDTTRPAGSDHALATAGVASAQAGLHAARARTAYSVLRAPVAGTLIGRDVEVGDVVQPGKVLLTLSPAGTTQLVVAIDERNLGLLALHQPAVASADAYAQKRFAAVLASIYPSVNAQTGAVEVRLDVPAPPATLRQDMTVSVDIEVARRPKALLVPTGAVHDAGTATPWVLRVEAGHAVRRVVRLGLHGGAVTEVLDGLQEGDAVLPVSAATTAGARVRVQPPARTD; encoded by the coding sequence GTGGCAGACGCACAACCCGCCGCCACTGGCCGCCACCGCTGGTGGTGGCTGGCAGGCCTGGTCGCCACGGTGCTGGTCGTGACACTGGCCGTGCGCTGGTGGCGCGGCCCGCTGGTGGCGACCGACACCGTGGTGCGGCGCGATTTCGTGCAGACGGTAGTCGCCAGCGGCCGGGTCGAGACGCCGCACCGGGTCGATCTGGGCGTGCAGCTCACCGGCACGGTCACCCGCGTGGCGGTCACGCCGGGCAGCCTGGTGCAGGCCGGCGACGCGCTGGTGGAATTGCGCGCGGTCGAGCTGCAGGCCACGGAAACCCAGGCCGCCGCCGCGCTCACGCAAGCGCAGGCGCGCCTGCGGCAGTTGCTCGAAGTCCAGGCCCCGGTGGCGGCGCAGGGCGTGCACGAAGCACAGGCCGGACTCGCCGCCGCCGACGCCGCGCTGCGTCGCCAGCGGACGCTGTTCGCCCGCGGCTTCGTCGGCCAGGCCGCGCTGGACGAGACCATCCGCGCGGCCGACACCGCGGGCGCGCAGGTGCGCACGGCCCAGCTCCAGCGCGACACCACCCGCCCCGCCGGCAGCGACCACGCGCTGGCGACCGCTGGCGTCGCCAGCGCCCAGGCGGGTCTGCACGCCGCCCGCGCCCGCACCGCCTACAGCGTCCTGCGTGCCCCGGTGGCCGGCACGCTGATCGGCCGCGATGTCGAGGTCGGTGACGTGGTCCAGCCAGGCAAGGTGCTGCTCACCCTGTCGCCCGCGGGCACCACGCAACTGGTGGTCGCCATCGACGAACGCAACCTGGGCCTGCTCGCCCTGCACCAGCCGGCCGTGGCGTCGGCGGATGCCTATGCGCAGAAGCGGTTCGCGGCGGTGCTGGCGTCCATCTACCCCAGCGTCAACGCACAGACGGGCGCGGTCGAGGTGCGCCTGGACGTGCCCGCGCCACCGGCCACGCTGCGCCAGGACATGACGGTGTCGGTCGACATCGAGGTGGCGCGGCGGCCGAAGGCCCTGCTGGTCCCCACGGGGGCCGTGCACGACGCCGGGACCGCCACGCCCTGGGTGCTGCGGGTCGAAGCAGGCCATGCCGTGCGGCGCGTAGTCCGGCTCGGCCTGCACGGCGGTGCCGTGACCGAGGTGCTCGACGGGCTGCAGGAGGGCGATGCGGTCCTGCCGGTCTCGGCGGCCACCACCGCCGGCGCCCGCGTGCGGGTCCAGCCGCCAGCACGGACCGACTGA
- a CDS encoding ice-binding family protein — protein MHTSHIRHFRPVPNAIALAAVFAFTTLSAQAAPALGSAQTFAVLAGTTVTDAHSAPNLPTQIFGDVGTSPGASTTGLFSGVNVNGGTVHANDAVAQTAIADATTAYNALAGLAFDTNLTGQVMGSPGLATLTPGVYRFDTSAQLTGTLVLDFLSNPGGNFVFQIGSTLTTASDSFISVLNASAGSGIYWQIGTSATLGTGTDFAGNLLALTSVTLNDGAQIVCGRAIGLTGAVTLTDNLVSNDCGAQNFGTSLGDAGSLGFSGGPLAPVTPVPEPTTAMLFLAGLTGVAATRMKRSTPAASTVAASAATV, from the coding sequence ATGCACACCTCCCACATTCGCCATTTCCGCCCGGTCCCGAACGCCATCGCCCTCGCAGCGGTATTCGCATTCACCACCTTGTCCGCACAGGCGGCGCCCGCACTCGGCTCCGCGCAGACCTTCGCCGTGCTGGCCGGCACCACCGTGACCGACGCCCACAGTGCGCCGAACCTGCCCACGCAGATCTTCGGCGACGTGGGCACCAGTCCTGGCGCGTCGACCACCGGCCTGTTCTCCGGCGTCAACGTCAACGGCGGAACCGTGCACGCCAACGACGCCGTCGCCCAGACGGCCATCGCCGATGCGACGACCGCCTACAACGCCCTCGCCGGCCTGGCCTTCGACACCAACCTGACCGGCCAGGTGATGGGCTCGCCCGGACTCGCCACGCTGACGCCGGGGGTCTACCGCTTCGACACCTCCGCGCAGCTGACTGGCACGCTGGTGCTCGATTTCCTGAGCAACCCGGGCGGCAACTTCGTCTTCCAGATCGGCAGCACGCTGACCACTGCCAGTGACTCGTTCATCAGCGTGCTCAACGCCAGCGCCGGCAGCGGGATCTACTGGCAGATCGGCACCTCCGCCACGCTGGGCACCGGCACCGACTTCGCCGGCAACCTGCTGGCCCTGACCAGCGTGACGCTCAACGACGGCGCGCAGATCGTGTGCGGCCGCGCGATCGGCCTGACCGGCGCGGTCACGCTGACGGACAACCTCGTCTCGAACGACTGCGGCGCGCAGAACTTCGGCACCAGCCTCGGCGATGCGGGCAGCCTGGGGTTCAGCGGCGGCCCGCTGGCACCCGTGACGCCAGTGCCGGAACCGACGACGGCCATGCTCTTTCTGGCGGGATTGACTGGCGTGGCCGCCACGCGGATGAAGCGATCGACACCAGCGGCCTCCACGGTGGCCGCGTCGGCAGCAACGGTCTGA
- a CDS encoding Crp/Fnr family transcriptional regulator produces the protein MTPPQNHLIALLPDADRLRLLARCEPVSLVLAQVLCERGVPLQHVHFPVDGFISLVTQLDGHPGLEVGMVGREGVLGASLALGMAVAPLQALVQGAGTAWRVTVPDFLAELARSPALQHYLHRFLYVRMVQLATSAACLRFHLIEPRLARWLLMSQDRAHADHFRVTHEFLAYMLGVRRVGVTVAAGALQRRGLILYHRGELQVLDRAGLEASACTCYATDCGSYTDTLGVPSFEARHLV, from the coding sequence ATGACCCCTCCCCAGAACCACCTGATCGCCTTGCTGCCCGACGCGGACCGGCTGCGCCTGCTGGCCCGGTGCGAGCCGGTCTCGCTGGTCCTGGCGCAGGTGCTGTGCGAGCGGGGCGTTCCGCTGCAGCATGTCCATTTCCCCGTCGACGGCTTCATTTCGCTGGTGACCCAGCTCGACGGCCACCCCGGGCTGGAGGTCGGCATGGTCGGGCGCGAAGGCGTGCTGGGCGCCTCGCTGGCGCTGGGCATGGCGGTGGCGCCGCTGCAGGCGCTGGTGCAGGGCGCCGGCACCGCCTGGCGGGTGACCGTGCCGGATTTTCTGGCGGAGCTGGCCCGCAGCCCGGCGCTGCAGCATTACCTGCACCGGTTCCTGTATGTCCGCATGGTGCAGCTGGCCACGTCGGCCGCCTGCCTGCGCTTCCACCTCATCGAGCCGCGGCTGGCCCGCTGGCTGCTGATGAGCCAGGACCGGGCGCATGCCGACCACTTCCGGGTCACGCACGAGTTCCTGGCCTACATGCTCGGCGTGCGCCGGGTGGGGGTCACCGTGGCGGCGGGCGCGCTGCAGCGCCGCGGTCTGATCCTCTACCACCGCGGTGAGCTGCAGGTGCTGGACCGCGCCGGACTCGAAGCCAGCGCGTGCACCTGCTACGCCACCGACTGCGGTTCGTACACCGACACGCTCGGCGTCCCGTCCTTCGAAGCGCGGCACCTCGTCTGA